A genomic window from Primulina eburnea isolate SZY01 unplaced genomic scaffold, ASM2296580v1 ctg625_ERROPOS2042916+, whole genome shotgun sequence includes:
- the LOC140821544 gene encoding cytochrome P450 89A2-like — protein MAVWFLIFVSLCIAAIVRFLFNPSKKKLPPGPPSLPLIGNLIWLRRSVFELESVLRRLKTRYGPLITVTIGPRKLIFVASHSLAHSALIQQGAVFSDRPPPLSTSKILNRTQKSINSAAYGSTWRLLRRNLTHEILNPTRVKCYSSSRRWVLSSLINRLLDASKSESSTKVIDHFQYAMFCLLALMCFGDKLQETQIKEIESVQRGLLLGFRRFYVLNLLPRLGKILFRKRWKEFIRLRLEQENVFVPLIRSRFQAKHQHRESNQQEDDEALLAYVDTLVDLQLPEENRKLDESEMVSLCSEFLAAGTDTTATALEWIMANLVKYPHIQAKLHNEIISVVGDSRSSQQKMIEEEDSQKMPYLKAVVLEALRRHPPSHLVLPHKVTHDVELEGYLIPRSATVNFLVAEMGWDPKVWEDPMEFKPERFLPTSSGEAFDITGSREIKMMPFGAGRRICPGSALALLHLEYFVANLIWNFKWIPVEGDDVDLSEKQEFTTVMENRLCARIFPRI, from the coding sequence ATGGCGGTCTGGTTCTTAATCTTTGTTTCTCTGTGCATCGCCGCCATTGTGAGGTTCCTTTTCAACCCGTCAAAGAAAAAGTTGCCGCCGGGACCACCGAGTTTGCCTCTCATCGGCAATTTGATATGGCTCCGCCGCTCTGTTTTCGAGTTGGAATCCGTCCTCCGCCGCCTCAAAACTCGATACGGTCCTCTCATTACGGTGACAATCGGTCCTCGCAAGCTCATATTCGTCGCCAGCCACTCCTTGGCCCACAGCGCCCTCATCCAGCAAGGCGCCGTCTTCTCGGACCGTCCGCCTCCCCTGTCCACGAGCAAGATTTTGAACAGAACCCAGAAGTCGATTAACTCCGCCGCGTACGGCTCCACGTGGCGTCTCCTACGTCGCAATTTAACCCACGAGATCCTCAACCCAACTCGGGTTAAATGCTACTCAAGCTCCCGCCGATGGGTTCTTTCCAGTCTAATCAATCGTCTCCTGGATGCGTCGAAATCGGAATCCTCTACGAAGGTAATCGATCATTTCCAGTACGCCATGTTCTGCCTGCTGGCGCTCATGTGCTTTGGAGACAAGCTCCAGGAGACGCAAATAAAGGAAATTGAATCGGTGCAACGAGGATTACTTCTGGGTTTCCGCCGATTTTACGTGCTCAATCTGCTGCCTCGACTGGGGAAAATTCTGTTCCGTAAACGGTGGAAGGAATTCATTCGACTGCGGCTGGAACAGGAGAACGTGTTTGTTCCACTTATCAGGTCCCGCTTCCAAGCCAAACATCAACACAGGGAATCTAATCAGCAAGAAGACGATGAAGCACTGTTAGCATATGTGGACACTCTGGTAGATTTGCAACTTCCCGAAGAAAACAGGAAACTGGATGAATCGGAAATGGTGAGCCTATGCAGCGAATTTCTCGCTGCGGGCACCGACACCACAGCAACCGCATTGGAATGGATAATGGCTAATCTTGTCAAATACCCCCACATCCAAGCCAAGCTTCACAACGAGATAATCAGCGTCGTGGGAGACTCGAGAAGCAGCCAGCAAAAGATGATTGAGGAAGAGGACTCGCAGAAAATGCCATACCTGAAAGCAGTGGTATTAGAAGCCTTGCGGCGGCACCCACCGAGCCACTTGGTTTTGCCACACAAGGTGACACACGATGTCGAATTAGAAGGATACTTGATCCCTCGTAGCGCCACGGTGAATTTCTTGGTGGCGGAAATGGGTTGGGACCCGAAGGTGTGGGAGGATCCGATGGAATTCAAGCCGGAGAGATTCTTGCCCACAAGTTCTGGAGAGGCTTTCGATATAACAGGGAGCAGAGAGATCAAGATGATGCCATTTGGTGCTGGAAGGAGGATTTGTCCAGGCTCTGCATTGGCTCTTCTTCATTTGGAGTACTTTGTGGCCAATTTGATCTGGAATTTCAAGTGGATTCCTGTCGAAGGTGACGATGTAGATCTTTCCGAGAAGCAAGAGTTCACCACTGTCATGGAAAATCGGCTGTGTGCCCGAATCTTTCCCAGAATCTGA
- the LOC140821534 gene encoding MFP1 attachment factor 1-like — protein sequence MAEPQPDATASKHTHVSFSIWPPTERTRDAVRNRIVESLTIVLKREGTLSREEAFDLAKRFEEEVFESVCETASTDDDGIEILFVYYEEISQRMLKTVKARSGESWAPAAKPANEPTPKAEE from the coding sequence ATGGCCGAACCTCAACCTGACGCCACCGCCTCGAAACACACACATGTTTCTTTCAGCATTTGGCCACCAACTGAACGCACTCGCGACGCCGTAAGAAACCGCATTGTCGAAAGCCTAACCATTGTGTTGAAACGCGAAGGTACCCTTTCACGCGAGGAGGCATTTGATTTGGCGAAGCGTTTCGAGGAGGAGGTCTTCGAATCTGTCTGTGAGACGGCTTCTACCGATGATGACGGGATCGAGATTCTTTTTGTTTATTACGAAGAGATTAGCCAGAGAATGCTGAAGACTGTGAAGGCCAGATCTGGTGAATCATGGGCTCCAGCAGCAAAGCCGGCGAATGAGCCCACGCCCAAGGCTGAGGAGTAG